The following proteins are encoded in a genomic region of Paenibacillus sp. FSL R7-0273:
- a CDS encoding response regulator transcription factor: protein MALADILVIEDNLELSAVIRDFLEAEGYSVASASSAEEGLELLDSQAVKLLLLDIMLPGIDGFAVCRLAREKFNLPILIMSARHGDDNKIIGLELGADDYLEKPFTIQLLIAKVKAHMRRSYEMNDNRQLLTDGNLLVNRSSMQVFLSEAPVSVTMKEYELLVLLLNNRGKALRKEWLFQQVWGADSFSEPSTLTVHINKLREKIELNPKQPKRIVTVWGVGYKYEAV, encoded by the coding sequence ATGGCATTGGCTGATATTTTGGTCATTGAGGATAATCTGGAGCTGTCTGCGGTTATACGGGATTTTCTGGAGGCGGAGGGCTACTCTGTAGCTTCTGCTTCCAGTGCCGAAGAAGGACTGGAGCTCCTGGACAGCCAGGCGGTAAAGCTGCTGCTGCTCGATATTATGCTGCCCGGGATTGACGGCTTTGCTGTGTGCAGGCTGGCCAGGGAAAAATTCAATCTGCCGATTCTGATCATGAGTGCCCGGCACGGGGATGACAACAAGATTATCGGGCTGGAGCTGGGGGCGGACGATTATCTGGAAAAGCCGTTTACCATTCAGCTGCTGATTGCCAAGGTAAAAGCGCATATGCGCCGGAGCTATGAGATGAATGACAACAGGCAGCTGCTGACGGACGGCAACCTGCTGGTCAACCGCTCGTCCATGCAGGTGTTTCTCTCCGAAGCTCCGGTGTCCGTGACGATGAAGGAATATGAGCTGCTGGTGCTGCTGCTGAATAACCGGGGCAAGGCGCTGCGCAAGGAGTGGCTGTTCCAGCAGGTGTGGGGTGCGGACAGCTTCAGTGAGCCGTCAACCCTTACTGTACATATTAACAAGCTGCGCGAAAAGATTGAGCTTAATCCGAAGCAGCCGAAACGGATCGTAACGGTGTGGGGAGTGGGCTACAAGTATGAAGCGGTTTGA
- a CDS encoding alanyl-tRNA editing protein, with protein sequence MTDKLYYESAYIQDWETRVSRIEEKEDGLYLVLEQTAFYPHGGGQPCDTGTIGGIPVLDVILEEGEVFHKVASLPGGAEVSCTIDWERRFDHMQQHSGQHLLSAVFRELCEAVTVSFHLGTDYATIDVELTELSPARMLEVEAEVNRQIVLNRSITSYFVSGEELARLPLVKQPTVTENIRIVEIEGIEYNACGGTHVPSTGAIGMIKLLRADKQKGNIRVTFKCGGRALAEFNDNVRILSALSAKFNTGKDEIMDRIEKMEQEQKQLQAELTALKELNDGYAANELLAAQEEGSRIIAQTYEQKSLKDLQSLAAKLTALTDLPVLLLSAAENKLVFAQSGNAGLSCGAFFKEHLSGFGGKGGGSDKLAQAGFTDYGQALAFYEFVKQQ encoded by the coding sequence ATGACTGATAAATTATATTATGAATCAGCTTATATACAGGATTGGGAGACAAGGGTCAGCCGGATTGAGGAAAAAGAAGACGGGCTGTATCTCGTTCTGGAGCAGACAGCCTTCTATCCGCATGGTGGCGGGCAGCCGTGCGATACCGGAACCATCGGCGGCATTCCGGTGCTGGATGTCATACTTGAAGAGGGCGAAGTGTTCCACAAAGTGGCCAGCCTTCCGGGAGGCGCTGAAGTCAGCTGTACAATCGACTGGGAGCGCAGATTCGATCACATGCAGCAGCACAGCGGCCAGCATCTGCTGTCAGCAGTGTTCCGTGAGCTGTGCGAAGCGGTGACGGTAAGCTTCCACCTCGGAACCGATTATGCGACGATCGATGTTGAGCTGACAGAGCTGTCACCGGCCCGGATGCTGGAGGTGGAGGCTGAGGTTAACCGGCAGATTGTTCTGAACCGCAGCATCACCAGCTATTTCGTGAGCGGGGAAGAGCTTGCCCGCCTGCCGCTGGTGAAGCAGCCTACAGTAACCGAGAATATCCGGATCGTGGAGATCGAGGGCATTGAATATAATGCATGCGGCGGCACTCACGTCCCTTCAACCGGAGCGATCGGAATGATCAAGCTGCTGAGAGCGGACAAGCAGAAGGGTAACATCCGGGTGACGTTTAAATGCGGCGGCCGCGCACTGGCCGAGTTCAATGATAATGTGCGTATTCTGAGCGCCTTGTCCGCCAAATTCAATACCGGCAAGGACGAGATTATGGACCGGATTGAAAAAATGGAGCAGGAGCAAAAGCAGCTTCAGGCCGAGCTTACAGCGCTAAAAGAGCTGAATGACGGCTATGCAGCAAATGAGCTGCTGGCGGCACAGGAGGAAGGCAGCCGGATCATCGCGCAGACTTATGAACAGAAATCACTTAAGGATCTGCAGAGCCTCGCTGCTAAGCTGACTGCCTTGACCGATCTGCCGGTCCTGCTGCTGTCAGCGGCTGAGAATAAGCTGGTGTTCGCCCAGAGCGGAAATGCCGGGCTGTCCTGCGGAGCGTTCTTTAAGGAGCACCTCAGCGGCTTCGGCGGCAAAGGCGGCGGCAGCGACAAGCTGGCCCAGGCCGGCTTTACGGACTATGGGCAAGCCCTGGCGTTTTATGAATTTGTAAAACAGCAGTAA
- a CDS encoding sensor histidine kinase gives MKRFDRLILWTISIGIAVIALFAAYGFRLAGDLGDKTYRIEVNRITREISDGREPDELKLEEYTHVRNAAWLEWNAEPEAVRRFFDGTGVQNNAEYTVKPIFHGEEPAGYLRLEYVSGTSRSPLLLLTVMLLGAVLAAISSLLLYIRRQIIRPFHTIEELPYALSKGKLTQDMKESKSRFFGRFIWGLNLLRETLDRQKQTNLRLEKDRQTLIASLSHELKTPVAAIKLYSSALAEGLYDNEDKRRASAGLIGQKAAQIEEMISSIIAASVSSLQETEVHVAEFYLKEWIRRVVEHYKERLALLKIPFEVAVPEDKLLLGDPDKLLEVMDNLLENAIKYGDGSLIRISFREEDYRQLIIIENTGKPVPATELPHIFASFWRGSNSAGRQGNGLGLFICRQLMRKMDGDIYGEAYDEGMRFVLVLRY, from the coding sequence ATGAAGCGGTTTGACCGGCTGATTCTCTGGACGATAAGTATCGGAATTGCAGTGATTGCCCTGTTTGCCGCCTATGGCTTCAGGCTTGCAGGCGATTTAGGAGATAAAACATACCGGATTGAGGTTAACCGGATTACCCGTGAGATCAGTGACGGACGTGAGCCGGATGAACTTAAGCTGGAGGAATACACTCATGTGCGCAATGCTGCCTGGCTGGAGTGGAATGCGGAGCCGGAGGCCGTGCGAAGATTTTTTGACGGTACAGGTGTGCAGAACAATGCTGAGTATACGGTTAAGCCTATTTTCCATGGGGAGGAGCCTGCGGGTTATTTGAGGCTGGAGTATGTATCCGGCACAAGCCGTTCGCCGCTGCTGCTGCTGACGGTAATGCTGCTTGGTGCAGTGCTTGCGGCCATATCCAGCCTGCTGCTGTACATCCGCAGGCAGATCATCAGGCCGTTCCATACGATCGAGGAGCTTCCTTATGCATTGTCCAAAGGCAAGCTGACCCAGGATATGAAGGAGAGCAAAAGCCGGTTTTTCGGCAGGTTTATTTGGGGCCTTAATCTGCTGCGCGAGACACTGGACCGGCAGAAGCAGACCAACCTGCGGCTGGAAAAAGACCGCCAGACCCTGATTGCCTCCCTGTCTCATGAGCTCAAAACACCGGTCGCGGCGATTAAGCTATACTCCAGTGCGCTGGCGGAGGGACTCTACGACAACGAAGATAAGCGCAGGGCATCCGCCGGTCTGATCGGCCAAAAGGCTGCACAGATTGAGGAGATGATCAGCAGCATCATCGCCGCATCCGTATCCTCCTTGCAGGAGACAGAGGTGCACGTAGCGGAATTTTACCTGAAAGAATGGATCAGGCGGGTGGTGGAGCATTATAAGGAACGCCTTGCTTTGCTGAAAATTCCATTTGAAGTGGCTGTACCTGAAGACAAGCTGCTGCTAGGTGATCCGGACAAGCTGCTGGAGGTTATGGACAACCTGCTGGAGAACGCGATCAAGTACGGCGACGGTTCCCTGATCAGAATCAGCTTCCGGGAAGAGGATTACCGCCAGCTGATCATCATTGAGAACACCGGCAAGCCTGTTCCGGCTACCGAGCTGCCGCATATCTTCGCCAGCTTTTGGCGCGGCTCGAACAGCGCCGGCAGGCAGGGCAATGGCCTGGGCCTGTTCATCTGCCGCCAGCTTATGCGCAAAATGGACGGGGACATTTATGGCGAGGCTTATGATGAGGGGATGCGGTTTGTGCTGGTGCTTCGGTATTGA
- a CDS encoding YebC/PmpR family DNA-binding transcriptional regulator — protein sequence MGRKWNNIKEKKASKDANTSKVYAKFGVEIYVAAKKGEPDPESNRALKVVLERAKTYNVPKAIIDRALEKAKGSGDESYVELRYEGFGPSGSMIIIDALTNNVNRTAPLVRSAFSKNGGNMGVSGSVTYMFDPTAVIGLEGKSAEEVMELLIEADVDVRDVLEEDEAVIVYAEPDQFHAVQETLRGAGITEFTVAELTMLPQNYVEIPEDAEAQFEKLIDALEELDDVQQVYHNVDSE from the coding sequence ATGGGCCGTAAATGGAATAATATTAAAGAGAAGAAGGCATCCAAGGATGCCAATACAAGTAAGGTCTACGCCAAATTCGGCGTTGAGATTTATGTAGCAGCGAAGAAAGGCGAGCCGGACCCGGAATCGAACCGTGCGCTTAAGGTCGTTCTGGAACGCGCCAAAACTTATAATGTACCGAAGGCCATTATCGACCGCGCCCTGGAAAAAGCTAAAGGCAGCGGCGACGAAAGCTATGTGGAGCTGCGTTATGAAGGCTTCGGACCAAGCGGCTCAATGATTATCATCGATGCATTGACCAATAACGTGAACCGCACGGCTCCGCTTGTCCGTTCTGCATTCAGCAAAAACGGCGGCAACATGGGTGTCAGCGGGTCCGTAACGTATATGTTTGATCCGACAGCTGTTATCGGCCTGGAGGGTAAATCCGCTGAAGAAGTAATGGAGCTGCTGATTGAAGCCGATGTTGATGTACGCGATGTGCTGGAAGAGGACGAGGCGGTCATCGTATACGCTGAGCCTGACCAGTTCCATGCTGTACAGGAGACGCTTCGCGGGGCCGGTATTACTGAATTCACCGTAGCCGAGCTTACCATGCTTCCGCAGAACTATGTGGAGATCCCGGAAGATGCAGAAGCACAGTTCGAGAAGCTGATCGACGCACTGGAAGAGCTCGACGATGTACAGCAGGTTTATCACAACGTTGACTCCGAATAA
- a CDS encoding NUDIX hydrolase, whose translation MPDFRLLSVVHIMLVKDGQVLLLRRCNTGHMDGYYGFPGGKLDGGETLQMAAIREAREETGVRIDPAQLHMLGTMHIRTPGGERIDFFFRAEEWSGEVSNMEPDKCDDLSWFDADSLPDNTLPFMKKAMDTFGRGDWFMEHGWD comes from the coding sequence ATGCCGGACTTCCGGTTGCTCAGTGTTGTGCATATCATGCTGGTCAAGGACGGCCAGGTGCTGCTGCTTAGACGCTGTAATACAGGACATATGGACGGTTATTACGGTTTTCCGGGCGGAAAGCTGGACGGCGGGGAGACACTGCAGATGGCAGCGATCCGCGAAGCGCGGGAGGAAACGGGTGTCCGGATTGACCCGGCACAGCTGCACATGCTGGGGACGATGCATATCAGGACCCCGGGCGGGGAACGGATTGATTTTTTCTTCCGCGCTGAGGAGTGGTCGGGAGAAGTGAGCAATATGGAGCCGGATAAATGTGATGATCTCAGCTGGTTTGACGCGGACAGTCTCCCGGATAATACCCTTCCATTCATGAAAAAAGCTATGGATACATTCGGCCGCGGGGATTGGTTTATGGAGCATGGCTGGGATTAG
- a CDS encoding GNAT family N-acetyltransferase, which translates to MEEIFAEEFKAAESFFNRKKQHIPALSVLRGHYPGRVFVDWPDKPELAIVWPTGRWMYAAGDAGAERNIALIRLFLQNTVIPDCIRRGVGWFEIYADDSEAWNRLFLSGLPGVRADKLFETVYELQIGPFRSLEELLQADQGEFEIEIVEYPIVAGSDILSLGADHHFMDKKTVGASVNVGGQTVSFCRNNGFTVGNEYFIDADTYETAERNKGHGTQAAAALIGYYLDQNMLPLWETTQDNLASNRLALKLGFLPAEQYPVYTFKLQK; encoded by the coding sequence ATGGAGGAAATATTTGCTGAGGAGTTTAAGGCGGCAGAGTCCTTTTTTAACCGGAAAAAACAGCACATTCCTGCGTTATCAGTCTTGCGGGGACATTATCCGGGACGTGTGTTTGTAGATTGGCCGGATAAACCGGAGTTGGCAATTGTGTGGCCCACTGGCAGATGGATGTATGCGGCTGGAGATGCGGGTGCTGAACGGAACATAGCGCTGATTAGACTGTTTTTGCAAAATACGGTTATACCGGATTGTATCAGAAGGGGGGTTGGCTGGTTTGAGATTTATGCCGATGACTCGGAAGCTTGGAATAGGCTGTTTCTTTCCGGGCTCCCGGGTGTAAGAGCGGATAAGCTTTTTGAAACCGTCTATGAGCTGCAGATTGGTCCGTTTAGAAGCTTAGAGGAGCTCCTTCAGGCGGATCAAGGTGAGTTTGAGATTGAAATTGTTGAGTATCCGATTGTAGCCGGGAGCGACATTCTGTCGCTGGGTGCGGATCATCATTTTATGGATAAGAAAACGGTTGGAGCGTCGGTGAATGTTGGAGGACAAACCGTTTCGTTTTGCAGAAATAACGGCTTTACAGTAGGCAATGAATATTTTATTGATGCAGATACATACGAAACAGCTGAGCGGAACAAGGGACACGGGACTCAGGCGGCTGCGGCTTTGATCGGATATTATCTTGATCAGAACATGCTTCCTTTATGGGAGACAACACAGGACAATCTGGCCTCGAATCGTCTCGCTTTAAAGCTGGGTTTTCTCCCGGCAGAGCAGTACCCGGTCTATACTTTCAAATTGCAAAAATAA
- a CDS encoding YdcF family protein, with translation MPFPFDSITDFMFFETELGQSDVILIPGGSHPQLMKQAALLYHEGIAPLILPSGGATSHVETTEWEFLRNVGMTSGVPPEAILKEDKATHTFENARLSLEVLHRRGIHPEKVVLVCKNYHARRALLSYQFIFPKETIFYVSPVVDKTGITKDNWFTNEENITRVMNELEKVGKYFKTAIYRTGANV, from the coding sequence ATGCCTTTTCCTTTTGATAGCATTACAGATTTTATGTTTTTTGAAACAGAGCTGGGACAATCCGACGTTATACTAATTCCGGGAGGAAGTCATCCTCAGCTAATGAAGCAAGCGGCGTTGTTATACCATGAGGGAATTGCCCCATTGATTTTACCTTCTGGGGGTGCCACTTCCCATGTAGAGACAACGGAGTGGGAATTCCTGCGAAACGTGGGCATGACGTCAGGTGTTCCTCCAGAAGCAATACTCAAAGAGGATAAAGCAACACATACCTTTGAAAATGCCCGTCTATCTTTGGAGGTTCTACATCGGCGGGGAATTCACCCTGAAAAAGTGGTTCTGGTCTGTAAAAACTATCATGCGCGAAGGGCGCTTTTAAGCTATCAATTTATTTTTCCTAAGGAGACTATATTCTATGTAAGTCCGGTAGTGGATAAGACAGGGATCACAAAAGACAACTGGTTCACGAATGAAGAAAACATAACCCGCGTTATGAATGAGCTGGAGAAGGTCGGGAAATATTTTAAAACCGCAATATACCGTACCGGGGCAAATGTTTAA
- a CDS encoding GNAT family N-acetyltransferase gives MDIRLISKEQAWQLRHEVMWPERELDYVKLDDDDAGEHYGLLEQERLISAVSLFIEGDEAQFRKFATLEAEQGRGYGSRLLQHVLEEAESRGVRRIFCNARSNKAAFYQKFGLAVTGKSFNKGGKDYIIMERFFGPAEAGAVDRNGAKQTND, from the coding sequence ATGGATATCAGGCTCATTTCTAAGGAACAGGCATGGCAATTGAGGCATGAGGTGATGTGGCCGGAGCGTGAGCTGGATTATGTGAAGCTGGACGATGACGATGCGGGAGAGCATTACGGGCTGCTTGAGCAGGAGCGGCTAATCTCCGCAGTGTCTTTATTTATTGAAGGCGATGAAGCACAGTTCCGCAAGTTCGCCACTCTGGAAGCAGAGCAGGGCAGAGGCTACGGCAGCAGGCTGCTGCAGCATGTGCTGGAGGAGGCGGAGTCGCGCGGAGTCCGGAGAATCTTTTGCAATGCACGGAGCAATAAAGCCGCTTTCTATCAAAAGTTTGGACTTGCTGTAACCGGGAAGTCGTTCAATAAGGGCGGTAAAGACTATATCATTATGGAGCGGTTCTTCGGACCAGCCGAAGCCGGAGCTGTAGACAGAAATGGAGCGAAGCAGACTAATGACTGA
- a CDS encoding ABC transporter permease: MFLNILKKDLRRKKTMNLVLLVLITLATALIASGTNLTYTTTSAIGYFIDKSRVADHNVTIPDTPENRQKISDWSAGQSIIAEVVEELQIGVTSREVSLPAGRKGFSSSLVLTLATVPDKVNLIYDHEDQRFTLKEGEIGIPVSIKNATGMELGDSIRIDFDGISKIFKLTHIFKDAYMGADLLGLKRLVISQQDFADIKDALPEEAVMVQYSFVAAAGVESAAVTAAFAKQDLAANVQIDKGVVRMSYMTDQIISAMLFVISLFLIFIAFMTLRFTIVSTLQDEYREIGVMKAIGFKNGPVKRLYLAKYLGLAVTGGTFGLLASFPLTALMSRKTSEYIILPGGIANIVISITSAIAVILLTLLFCLLCMRTINKASAIDAIRQGHTGERFQPSRSIHLHRSKRLHPMLFLALSDILSRLKSYTTLILTFILSTAIIIIPINLTNTILTPKFISYLGTTEADFYTKSVVAEKPLDEIRGELVRVEQEFKERQFDVKLSLEYTILTKYISEDGESNRSITGTKNEPMSELEFLQGSAPKLANEIAITSIMSEVYDKGLGDYITFEIDGQQHSFLITGIFQAISNEGYMVRLAEQFNPQMTMSYMITGMIHAADKDKAAITAEMKQVFSKYEIKTADEMLAEIIGGFVGQLKSVISLLTVIVCLIIFFITSLFVRLLISKEIQGIAVMKSLGFTDGLIRLWQVLRIMILLTGSLIIGVLGANILGERLFGFVFRMFGLTELHFQIMPLQVYVLYPLIILAVVVIAVYTSCGQIKRIHVWNMNKE; the protein is encoded by the coding sequence GTGTTTCTGAACATTCTGAAAAAGGATCTGCGCCGCAAAAAAACGATGAACCTCGTACTGCTCGTGTTAATCACACTGGCTACAGCCCTAATTGCCAGCGGAACGAACCTGACGTATACCACCACATCAGCCATCGGGTATTTCATCGACAAGAGCAGGGTAGCAGACCATAATGTCACTATTCCCGACACTCCGGAGAACAGGCAGAAGATCAGTGACTGGTCCGCCGGCCAGTCTATTATTGCAGAAGTAGTCGAGGAGCTGCAGATTGGGGTGACCAGCCGGGAGGTTTCACTGCCCGCAGGCCGCAAAGGCTTTTCGAGCAGCCTAGTGCTTACACTGGCAACGGTTCCTGACAAGGTGAATCTTATTTATGATCATGAGGACCAGCGTTTTACATTAAAGGAGGGCGAAATCGGCATACCGGTAAGCATCAAAAATGCAACCGGGATGGAGCTAGGTGACAGCATCAGGATTGATTTTGACGGCATCTCCAAAATCTTTAAGCTTACGCACATCTTTAAGGATGCCTACATGGGCGCCGATCTGCTGGGGCTGAAGCGGCTGGTCATCTCTCAGCAGGATTTTGCAGACATTAAAGATGCGTTGCCAGAAGAGGCGGTGATGGTGCAGTACAGTTTTGTGGCTGCTGCAGGAGTCGAGTCTGCGGCGGTTACGGCAGCTTTTGCTAAACAAGATCTGGCCGCTAACGTTCAGATTGACAAAGGTGTGGTGCGGATGTCATACATGACAGACCAGATTATTTCCGCCATGCTATTTGTGATCAGCCTGTTTCTGATCTTCATTGCCTTTATGACGCTTAGATTTACGATTGTATCCACGCTGCAGGATGAATACAGGGAGATAGGCGTAATGAAAGCCATTGGCTTCAAGAACGGGCCGGTCAAAAGGCTTTATCTGGCTAAATATTTAGGGCTTGCTGTTACAGGCGGAACCTTTGGGTTATTGGCCAGTTTTCCGCTGACCGCTCTGATGTCCCGCAAAACCTCAGAATATATTATCCTGCCCGGGGGCATAGCCAACATAGTGATTTCTATAACCAGTGCTATTGCCGTTATTTTGCTGACCCTGCTGTTCTGCCTCTTGTGCATGCGTACAATCAATAAAGCCTCAGCTATCGACGCGATCAGACAGGGGCATACCGGAGAAAGGTTCCAGCCTTCCCGCAGCATTCATCTTCACCGCAGCAAGCGGCTTCATCCGATGCTCTTTCTGGCGCTGAGTGATATTCTGAGCCGGCTAAAAAGCTATACCACGCTAATCCTTACCTTTATATTAAGCACAGCCATTATCATCATTCCAATAAATCTGACCAATACGATCCTAACGCCGAAATTTATTAGCTATCTGGGGACAACGGAAGCTGATTTCTATACCAAATCGGTTGTTGCTGAAAAGCCGCTGGATGAGATCCGCGGGGAACTGGTGAGGGTTGAACAGGAGTTTAAGGAGCGGCAGTTTGATGTGAAGCTCTCACTGGAGTATACGATTTTGACTAAGTACATCTCAGAAGACGGTGAGAGTAACAGAAGTATTACCGGAACCAAAAACGAGCCTATGTCAGAGCTGGAGTTCTTGCAGGGATCTGCTCCTAAGCTGGCCAATGAGATTGCGATTACCAGCATTATGTCTGAGGTCTATGATAAAGGGCTTGGGGATTATATTACATTCGAAATAGACGGGCAGCAGCATTCGTTTCTGATTACCGGGATTTTTCAGGCTATCTCTAATGAAGGCTACATGGTACGGCTGGCTGAACAATTTAATCCGCAAATGACAATGTCCTATATGATAACCGGCATGATTCATGCAGCAGACAAGGATAAAGCTGCAATCACCGCAGAGATGAAGCAGGTGTTCAGTAAGTATGAAATAAAGACTGCCGATGAAATGCTGGCTGAAATTATAGGCGGCTTCGTCGGACAATTGAAAAGCGTCATCAGCCTGCTGACGGTCATTGTGTGTCTGATTATCTTTTTTATTACCAGCTTGTTTGTGCGACTGCTTATCAGCAAGGAGATTCAGGGCATTGCGGTTATGAAAAGCCTTGGCTTTACAGACGGGCTGATCCGGCTGTGGCAGGTGCTGCGGATTATGATTCTCCTGACAGGCTCGCTGATTATAGGGGTGCTGGGAGCCAATATTCTCGGAGAACGGCTGTTTGGCTTCGTCTTCCGGATGTTTGGGCTTACCGAGCTTCACTTTCAGATTATGCCGCTGCAGGTTTACGTGCTGTATCCGCTGATCATTCTCGCTGTTGTTGTAATAGCGGTATATACGAGCTGCGGACAAATCAAAAGAATTCATGTCTGGAATATGAATAAAGAATAA
- a CDS encoding TSUP family transporter, with protein MEHISTGMIIVLVVCGFLAGFIDSVVGGGGLISIPALLSAGIPLHLLLGTNKLAGTMCSFTSTVSFIKSGKINFQLIRLLIPFSIAGAVAGSFTVRQVPSEFLKPLVIVMLVVITVYTLFKKSWGDVSTFSGSSRKTRLTGMLVALIIGFYDGFFGPGTGSFLIFAFLMLGFEFVTAAGNAKVLNFASNISSLLTFIALGSVSYSYGLLLGVPMVAGALIGSKFAIRKGAGYIRPLFIAVTVILIGKQIWDTMH; from the coding sequence ATGGAGCATATTAGTACAGGAATGATCATTGTTTTGGTGGTGTGCGGCTTTCTGGCCGGATTTATTGATTCTGTAGTGGGCGGCGGAGGGCTGATCTCGATTCCGGCGCTGCTGTCGGCGGGTATACCGCTGCATCTGCTGCTTGGAACGAACAAGCTGGCAGGCACCATGTGCTCTTTTACCAGTACGGTCTCATTTATAAAATCAGGTAAAATTAACTTTCAGCTTATCAGACTGTTAATACCCTTCTCTATCGCCGGGGCAGTCGCTGGCTCTTTTACTGTCCGGCAGGTGCCGTCGGAGTTTCTGAAGCCGCTGGTCATCGTGATGCTGGTGGTGATTACGGTCTACACCTTGTTCAAAAAATCGTGGGGCGATGTGTCCACCTTCTCCGGCAGCAGCCGCAAAACACGGCTGACCGGCATGCTGGTCGCCCTGATCATCGGGTTTTATGACGGTTTTTTCGGACCGGGCACAGGATCGTTCCTGATCTTTGCCTTTCTGATGCTGGGCTTTGAGTTCGTGACAGCAGCCGGCAATGCCAAGGTGCTGAATTTCGCCAGCAATATCTCAAGTCTGCTTACGTTCATTGCACTGGGCTCGGTCAGCTATTCATACGGCCTGCTGCTGGGCGTGCCTATGGTTGCCGGGGCATTAATCGGTTCCAAATTCGCGATCCGCAAGGGGGCCGGGTATATCCGCCCGCTGTTCATTGCGGTAACGGTAATCTTGATCGGCAAGCAGATCTGGGATACGATGCATTAA
- a CDS encoding ABC transporter ATP-binding protein, giving the protein MSTVLEVTNLCKTYIVNKSQHNVLRNINFTLHEGEFVSIMGPSGSGKSTLLYTVSGMDRLTAGEVLFNRKKLSVLSQNEMAEVRLHEMGFIFQQMYMLGNLSVYDNIILSGYQAIKGKGDSRSRSDINEYADKLMRKLGIIEIAGHDIAEVSGGQLQRACICRALINAPRMLFADEPTGALNSKAAKEVMEELCRINREGTTIMIVTHDVKVAAQTDKVLYMVDGNIQGELKLGKSAEAEGIRERERRLNEWLMEQGW; this is encoded by the coding sequence ATGAGTACTGTGCTTGAGGTTACGAATCTGTGCAAGACCTATATTGTGAACAAAAGCCAGCATAACGTGCTGCGGAATATCAATTTCACATTGCATGAAGGGGAGTTTGTGTCTATTATGGGCCCGTCGGGTTCCGGCAAATCTACACTGCTCTATACGGTTAGCGGGATGGACCGTCTCACGGCGGGAGAGGTGCTGTTTAACCGGAAGAAGCTGTCCGTGCTCTCGCAGAATGAGATGGCAGAGGTCAGGCTGCATGAGATGGGTTTTATTTTTCAGCAAATGTATATGCTAGGGAATCTGTCGGTCTATGATAATATCATATTATCGGGTTATCAGGCGATTAAGGGCAAAGGGGATTCCCGCAGCCGCAGTGATATCAACGAATATGCCGACAAGCTGATGCGGAAGCTGGGGATCATCGAAATAGCCGGACATGATATTGCCGAGGTGTCGGGCGGACAGCTGCAGCGGGCCTGTATCTGCCGGGCCTTGATCAACGCTCCCAGAATGCTGTTCGCCGATGAGCCGACCGGAGCCCTGAACTCCAAAGCCGCCAAGGAAGTGATGGAGGAGCTGTGCCGGATCAACAGGGAAGGTACGACGATCATGATCGTTACCCATGATGTGAAGGTAGCTGCACAGACCGATAAGGTGCTCTATATGGTGGACGGCAACATCCAGGGCGAGCTGAAGCTTGGCAAATCCGCTGAGGCGGAGGGTATCAGGGAACGGGAGCGCCGGCTGAATGAGTGGCTGATGGAACAGGGCTGGTAG
- a CDS encoding YfiT family bacillithiol transferase has translation METNLRYPIGPFEHAGEITAGVTTAWIKEIEELPGQLREAVKELNNEQLDTAYRPGGWSVRQVVHHIADSHMNAYVRFKLALTENQPVIKPYDEAEWAGLPDYALPVEPSLLLIENLHQRWVTVLHELTPADLEKTFIHPESGVVSLGRNIGIYAWHGKHHLAHITSLYSRLGW, from the coding sequence ATGGAGACGAATTTGAGATACCCGATTGGCCCGTTTGAGCATGCCGGTGAGATTACCGCTGGTGTTACCACCGCGTGGATCAAGGAAATTGAAGAATTACCGGGACAATTGCGGGAGGCCGTAAAAGAGTTGAACAATGAACAGCTGGATACCGCCTATCGTCCGGGCGGATGGTCGGTGCGGCAGGTTGTCCACCATATTGCAGATAGTCACATGAATGCTTATGTACGCTTTAAACTGGCGCTTACTGAGAACCAGCCGGTAATTAAGCCCTATGACGAGGCAGAATGGGCCGGGCTGCCGGATTATGCTTTGCCGGTTGAGCCATCCCTTTTGCTCATCGAAAATCTGCATCAGCGCTGGGTTACCGTTTTGCATGAACTGACTCCTGCCGATCTGGAAAAGACCTTTATCCATCCGGAATCCGGCGTAGTTTCATTAGGCAGAAACATCGGCATTTATGCCTGGCACGGCAAGCATCATCTTGCCCATATTACCTCGCTGTACAGCCGCCTGGGCTGGTAA